A single Herpetosiphonaceae bacterium DNA region contains:
- a CDS encoding phosphatase PAP2 family protein gives MPAIDQFGNPVAQDTSYRIGRWLSQIFHPITNGIASFLIVGAFADDFAAGRLRGLGWALIAITLLILPPTIYFYFRLFRGHFSDDDISQRNQRHGLYYFSLGTVVLASLALYALSVPTIFLRMIGASIGTMVVCMLINFVWKVSVHSASIATLATLSTKFLPSPIWVTLWLIALALGWARIRTGNHTIGQVIAGWAIASISVLLALQ, from the coding sequence ATGCCAGCGATCGATCAGTTCGGCAATCCCGTCGCGCAGGATACCTCCTACCGCATCGGGCGGTGGCTGTCACAGATATTCCATCCGATCACCAACGGGATCGCCTCTTTTTTGATTGTGGGCGCGTTCGCCGACGATTTTGCGGCAGGGCGGCTGCGCGGCCTGGGCTGGGCGCTGATCGCCATCACCCTGCTGATCTTGCCGCCGACGATCTACTTTTACTTCCGGCTGTTTCGCGGCCACTTCTCCGACGACGACATCTCGCAGCGCAATCAGCGCCACGGCCTCTACTATTTCTCGCTGGGCACCGTCGTGCTTGCCAGCCTGGCGCTGTACGCGCTCAGCGTCCCGACGATCTTTTTACGGATGATCGGCGCGTCGATCGGCACGATGGTGGTATGTATGCTGATCAACTTCGTCTGGAAGGTCAGCGTTCACTCGGCGTCGATCGCTACGCTGGCGACTCTCAGCACCAAGTTCTTGCCGTCGCCGATCTGGGTAACGCTCTGGCTGATCGCGCTGGCGCTTGGCTGGGCGCGTATTCGCACCGGCAATCATACGATCGGGCAGGTGATCGCGGGCTGGGCGATCGCGTCCATCTCGGTGCTGCTGGCGTTGCAGTAG
- a CDS encoding YbhB/YbcL family Raf kinase inhibitor-like protein, whose product MQTMTVTSAAFSAHAAIPSQYTCDGTNISPPLAWSGAPSGTQSFALIADDPDAPRGTWVHWVLYNLPASVTQLPENIPALRSLDNGARHGTNDFRKLGYGGPCPPSGSHRYFFKLYALDTQLSLEGGATKQQLLQAMEGHILAQGELIGTYQRR is encoded by the coding sequence ATGCAGACGATGACGGTGACAAGCGCGGCGTTTAGCGCCCATGCCGCGATCCCCAGCCAGTACACCTGCGATGGCACGAATATCTCGCCGCCCCTGGCGTGGTCAGGCGCGCCCAGCGGAACGCAGAGCTTCGCGCTGATCGCGGACGATCCTGACGCGCCGCGCGGCACCTGGGTGCATTGGGTGCTCTACAATCTACCGGCGTCCGTCACGCAACTGCCCGAAAACATCCCGGCGCTGCGCAGCCTCGACAATGGCGCGCGACACGGCACCAATGATTTTAGGAAGCTCGGCTACGGCGGTCCGTGCCCGCCCAGCGGCAGCCATCGCTACTTCTTCAAGCTCTACGCCCTCGACACGCAGCTTAGCCTCGAAGGCGGCGCGACCAAGCAGCAATTGCTGCAAGCGATGGAGGGCCATATCCTGGCACAGGGCGAGCTGATCGGAACCTACCAACGCCGGTAG